In Chloracidobacterium sp., the following proteins share a genomic window:
- the nadC gene encoding carboxylating nicotinate-nucleotide diphosphorylase, which yields MNWLESADVMRAVGDFLAEDIGRGDITTTATVPHDTRGLGRFLAKEDIVLCGLMVAEAVFVHLDPEVDEMETSSVDGDEIASGTVFATLKGYADVLLVGERTALNLIQRMSGIATLTRAYVKAIEGTQAQIVDTRKTTPGLRMLEKYAVTIGGGKNHRMGLDDGVLIKDNHITLAGGITEAVAAAKASVGHLHKIEVEITNWAQLREAIEAGAEIVMLDNQTPEEAAKLVQMARDLNPKVIIEASGGMDLDRVRSFAEAGVDLISVGRITHSARAVDISFKIQNA from the coding sequence ATGAATTGGCTCGAAAGTGCTGACGTGATGCGGGCGGTTGGGGATTTCCTGGCCGAGGACATTGGGCGCGGTGATATTACTACGACGGCGACGGTCCCGCACGACACGCGCGGGCTGGGGCGGTTTTTGGCGAAAGAGGACATCGTGCTGTGCGGCCTGATGGTGGCCGAGGCGGTGTTTGTTCATCTCGACCCCGAGGTTGACGAAATGGAAACATCGAGCGTTGACGGCGACGAGATCGCGTCGGGCACGGTGTTCGCGACATTAAAGGGCTACGCCGACGTGCTGCTCGTCGGCGAACGCACCGCGCTCAACCTGATACAGCGGATGAGCGGAATCGCTACACTGACCCGAGCATATGTGAAGGCAATTGAAGGAACACAAGCGCAGATTGTCGATACGCGAAAAACGACACCGGGCCTGCGAATGCTGGAGAAATATGCCGTTACTATTGGTGGGGGCAAGAACCACCGCATGGGCCTCGACGACGGTGTGCTGATCAAGGACAACCATATTACCCTCGCGGGAGGCATCACGGAGGCTGTGGCTGCCGCGAAAGCTTCCGTCGGCCACCTACACAAGATCGAGGTCGAGATAACCAATTGGGCACAGCTGAGAGAAGCCATTGAGGCCGGTGCTGAGATCGTGATGCTCGACAACCAAACCCCCGAAGAGGCCGCCAAGCTCGTCCAAATGGCCCGCGACCTCAACCCCAAGGTCATCATCGAGGCCTCCGGCGGCATGGACCTCGACCGGGTTCGTTCATTCGCCGAGGCCGGCGTCGATCTCATCTCGGTCGGCCGCATCACGCACTCCGCACGAGCGGTTGATATCTCATTCAAGATCCAAAACGCCTGA
- a CDS encoding valine--tRNA ligase: MYIMELAKAYEPKLAEENHYRRWEENGFFTPEINQDANAEPFSIIIPPPNVTGSLHMGHALQHTLMDVLIRRKRMQGYRTLWLPGTDHAGISVQRKVVEQLRRDENKTPIDIGREEFIRRCWQWREAYGNTITEQMRREGASVDWSRHRFTMDDSLSLAVRNVFCTLYDEGWIYRGLRIVNWCPKDKTVLSDLEVKEETKKDGKLTYLKYPIVGMDRTVTVATTRPETMLGDTAVAVNPSDDRYKDMIGKFVALPLTNREIPIVADEYVEAEFGTGAVKVTPAHDPNDYQIGQRHDLEQLLVMNDDGTMNATAGAEFDGMDRFAAREKVVTMFDELGLLEKVEDYEQSLPLCERCKTIVEPILSEQWFVKMDEMRDLALDLMRTEGVPHFSPQVPHEKVYTGWLENLKDWTISRQLWWGHQIPAWYDDDGNVYVATTEQEAVAKAGGKMLRQDQDVLDTWFSSGLWAFSTFGWNGDITETDDLNEFLPTDVLVTGRDIIFLWVSRMIMLTRKFTGKNAFEDVVVTGTVLGKDGKPMSKSRNNGVDPIEMFDRFGVDATRIYLASIATGADIKWNDLLIETYRNFANKIWNATRFCLMNSEGARVDHSSLMGRDGLAIADRWIISRLNRTALDLNLALDKYEFHTAVSLMYHFFWDDFCDWYIELKKDEINAGDVEATTRIVTILEIALRMLHPFMPYLTEELWLKLPGTSAELNHPAYSNADASIMLTKFPPGGAAAIDEPAEAEMSAVIDVIKRVRNIRTEMQISPSIKFEMHIAAGVEFQQVFRDNEAQILKLARAEKLVIASELDVPKASAKAVTSDARVAVPLEGLIDFEKERVRLSTQIAKLNEEKSRLDGQLANANFIERAPAEKVEALRERQAELTAQIETLQANLDALN, translated from the coding sequence ATTTACATTATGGAACTCGCAAAGGCCTACGAACCGAAACTGGCCGAGGAAAACCACTATAGACGGTGGGAAGAGAACGGCTTCTTTACGCCCGAGATCAATCAGGACGCGAATGCCGAGCCCTTTTCGATCATTATCCCGCCGCCCAACGTCACCGGCAGCCTGCACATGGGCCATGCGCTGCAGCACACGCTGATGGACGTGCTCATTCGCCGCAAGCGGATGCAGGGATACCGCACGCTTTGGCTGCCCGGCACGGACCACGCTGGCATTTCAGTCCAAAGAAAGGTGGTCGAGCAGCTTCGCCGGGACGAGAACAAAACCCCGATCGATATCGGCCGTGAGGAATTTATCCGCCGGTGTTGGCAATGGAGAGAGGCTTACGGCAATACCATTACCGAACAGATGCGTCGCGAAGGAGCGTCGGTCGACTGGTCGCGTCACCGGTTTACGATGGACGACAGCCTGTCGCTGGCCGTGCGTAATGTTTTCTGCACGCTGTACGACGAGGGTTGGATCTATCGCGGTCTGCGCATCGTCAACTGGTGCCCGAAGGACAAGACCGTGCTGTCCGATCTTGAGGTAAAAGAAGAAACGAAAAAGGACGGCAAACTCACATATCTCAAATATCCAATCGTCGGCATGGATCGCACGGTGACGGTAGCCACGACGCGGCCAGAGACGATGCTTGGCGACACGGCCGTGGCGGTCAATCCGTCGGATGATCGTTACAAAGATATGATCGGCAAGTTTGTCGCTTTGCCGCTGACAAACCGCGAGATTCCCATTGTTGCCGACGAGTATGTCGAGGCCGAGTTCGGCACCGGGGCCGTTAAGGTCACGCCCGCTCATGACCCGAACGATTACCAGATCGGCCAGCGGCACGACCTCGAGCAGCTTCTCGTGATGAACGATGACGGTACGATGAATGCCACGGCGGGCGCGGAATTCGATGGAATGGACCGTTTTGCTGCCCGTGAAAAGGTTGTCACGATGTTTGACGAGCTTGGCCTGCTCGAGAAGGTAGAGGATTACGAACAGTCGCTGCCGTTGTGCGAGCGGTGCAAGACCATCGTCGAGCCGATCTTGTCAGAGCAGTGGTTCGTCAAGATGGACGAGATGCGCGACCTGGCCCTCGACCTGATGCGGACGGAGGGCGTACCGCACTTCTCGCCGCAGGTGCCGCACGAGAAGGTTTACACCGGGTGGCTCGAAAACCTCAAAGACTGGACGATCTCGCGCCAACTCTGGTGGGGCCACCAAATACCGGCCTGGTATGACGACGACGGCAATGTCTACGTCGCGACGACCGAGCAGGAAGCAGTCGCGAAAGCCGGCGGCAAGATGTTGCGGCAGGACCAGGACGTTCTCGACACGTGGTTCTCGTCGGGCCTTTGGGCGTTTTCGACGTTCGGGTGGAACGGTGACATTACTGAGACCGACGACCTGAACGAATTCCTGCCGACCGATGTATTGGTCACCGGCCGCGACATTATTTTCTTGTGGGTCTCGCGGATGATCATGCTGACGCGCAAATTCACGGGGAAGAATGCCTTTGAGGATGTCGTCGTGACCGGAACCGTGCTCGGCAAGGACGGCAAACCTATGTCCAAGTCGCGCAATAACGGCGTCGATCCGATCGAGATGTTCGATAGGTTCGGCGTTGACGCGACGCGGATCTACTTGGCCAGTATCGCCACGGGAGCGGACATCAAGTGGAACGACCTGCTCATTGAGACGTACCGCAACTTTGCCAACAAGATCTGGAACGCCACCCGCTTTTGCCTGATGAATAGCGAAGGCGCACGCGTCGACCATTCGAGCCTGATGGGGCGTGACGGCCTGGCGATCGCCGACCGGTGGATCATCTCACGCCTAAACCGCACGGCCCTCGATCTAAACTTGGCCCTCGATAAATATGAATTCCACACGGCCGTCTCGCTGATGTACCACTTCTTCTGGGACGATTTCTGCGATTGGTATATCGAGCTCAAGAAGGACGAGATCAACGCCGGTGACGTTGAGGCGACGACGCGGATCGTGACGATCCTCGAGATCGCGTTGCGCATGCTGCATCCCTTTATGCCGTATCTGACCGAGGAATTATGGCTCAAGCTGCCGGGCACGTCCGCGGAATTGAATCATCCCGCATACTCAAATGCCGACGCCAGTATAATGCTGACCAAATTTCCGCCGGGCGGCGCAGCGGCCATCGACGAACCGGCTGAAGCCGAGATGTCGGCGGTGATCGACGTCATCAAACGCGTACGCAACATCCGCACCGAGATGCAGATCTCGCCGTCGATCAAATTCGAAATGCATATAGCGGCCGGGGTTGAATTTCAGCAGGTCTTCCGCGACAACGAAGCGCAGATCCTGAAACTCGCCCGTGCCGAAAAGCTTGTCATCGCCTCCGAACTCGACGTCCCGAAAGCATCCGCGAAGGCCGTCACATCCGACGCCCGCGTCGCCGTCCCGCTCGAAGGCCTGATCGACTTCGAAAAAGAGCGCGTGCGGCTCTCGACGCAGATCGCGAAACTGAACGAGGAAAAATCACGCCTCGACGGCCAGCTCGCAAACGCAAACTTCATCGAGCGCGCACCCGCGGAGAAGGTCGAGGCTCTGCGCGAACGGCAAGCCGAACTGACCGCACAGATAGAAACGCTCCAGGCGAATCTCGACGCTCTAAATTAA
- a CDS encoding response regulator: MEEIRPKMLLADASASVRKVVELAFADEGIEVFPTSDAQAAMRKFVEVQPSIVLVDVELEGTTGYQICDMIKQDQLTQDIPVLLLVGSFVPFDHDEAERVRADGFMTKPFQSIRDLVIRVNELLGREVGAPELTPVAVATGAETADIEDLYRDSFAVSAEIEEFDTLDDLLGDAGMDDELIETSRPTEADDVPEFVPVSEIQTEEASFQRKPLESAHSEPLREESAAFTPRFVFEDTSVLAPGKEAQMPASAQSIEEVIRDLSPELVDRIANVVVDRLSDRVIREVAQDAVPRIAEKLMREALDAESKPK, from the coding sequence TTGGAAGAGATACGCCCAAAAATGCTGCTTGCCGATGCCTCAGCCTCGGTTCGTAAAGTCGTCGAACTCGCCTTCGCTGATGAGGGCATCGAAGTTTTTCCTACATCTGACGCCCAAGCTGCGATGCGCAAGTTTGTCGAGGTGCAGCCCAGCATCGTGCTGGTAGATGTCGAGTTGGAAGGTACGACCGGCTACCAGATATGCGACATGATCAAGCAGGACCAGTTGACGCAGGACATTCCAGTGTTATTGCTCGTTGGCTCATTTGTGCCATTTGATCATGATGAGGCTGAACGCGTCCGAGCCGATGGGTTCATGACGAAGCCATTCCAATCTATTCGCGATCTTGTGATCCGCGTCAATGAACTTCTTGGCCGTGAGGTCGGTGCGCCGGAGCTAACTCCAGTTGCGGTAGCGACCGGAGCAGAGACCGCTGACATTGAGGATCTGTATCGCGACAGCTTTGCGGTTTCTGCTGAAATTGAAGAGTTTGATACCCTCGACGATCTATTGGGCGATGCGGGAATGGATGACGAACTGATCGAGACAAGCAGGCCCACGGAGGCTGACGACGTACCGGAGTTCGTGCCGGTATCTGAGATCCAAACGGAGGAAGCATCCTTTCAACGGAAGCCGTTGGAATCGGCACACAGTGAACCATTACGGGAAGAGTCTGCGGCATTTACTCCAAGATTTGTATTTGAGGACACGTCAGTGCTCGCGCCTGGAAAAGAAGCGCAAATGCCGGCTTCAGCCCAAAGTATCGAGGAAGTGATCCGGGATCTCTCGCCCGAACTTGTGGATCGCATCGCGAACGTTGTAGTGGACAGACTTTCAGACCGCGTTATTCGCGAGGTAGCACAAGACGCCGTTCCGAGGATCGCTGAGAAGCTGATGCGCGAGGCTCTCGATGCCGAGAGCAAGCCGAAATAG
- a CDS encoding CPBP family intramembrane metalloprotease: MQRLFIDSEGIVRSGWRATLFLVTYLIVAGGVILASLGIAGRFSPGGSLLRLFVTFTIAAAVAIVLGWLCGRYFERVPFGELGCTFSGRWLRNLVVGLAVGGAAFISAVFVALLGRGLTFTINTTSSGVAIGWTLLATLAVFAAGAASEETLFRGYFLQTFARSRLSWLGVIVTSMLFAFAHNDNPSADPLAILNTLLAGAWFATAYFKTRDLWFPFGVHLAWNWLQGPIFGINVSGIAEFSPDPVLRAIDSGPAWLTGGSYGIEGGIACTIALVISVGLIYFLPLKANHIET; this comes from the coding sequence ATGCAGAGGCTTTTTATCGATTCCGAAGGTATTGTGCGGAGCGGTTGGAGGGCTACCCTCTTTCTCGTCACGTACCTCATCGTTGCCGGCGGTGTCATCCTCGCATCCCTCGGTATCGCCGGACGATTCTCGCCCGGCGGCTCTCTTCTTCGGCTATTCGTTACATTTACGATCGCGGCCGCCGTCGCGATCGTACTCGGCTGGCTCTGTGGACGCTACTTTGAAAGAGTGCCATTCGGAGAGCTTGGTTGTACGTTCTCAGGTAGGTGGCTTAGGAATCTGGTCGTCGGTCTAGCCGTCGGCGGAGCGGCGTTCATCAGTGCTGTCTTTGTTGCCTTACTTGGAAGGGGCCTGACCTTTACGATTAATACCACGTCGTCCGGGGTTGCAATCGGCTGGACATTATTGGCTACATTGGCCGTGTTTGCCGCGGGGGCCGCTTCTGAAGAGACATTGTTTCGCGGTTATTTCCTTCAGACCTTCGCGCGCTCCCGACTTTCGTGGCTTGGCGTCATAGTAACTTCGATGCTCTTTGCGTTTGCCCATAATGACAATCCATCGGCTGACCCGCTAGCGATCTTAAACACGCTGCTGGCTGGGGCGTGGTTCGCGACCGCCTACTTCAAAACACGTGACCTTTGGTTTCCCTTCGGCGTTCATCTCGCCTGGAACTGGCTGCAGGGCCCCATCTTTGGTATCAATGTCAGCGGCATCGCCGAGTTTAGTCCCGATCCGGTACTGCGCGCCATAGACAGCGGCCCCGCGTGGCTGACCGGCGGCAGCTACGGCATCGAAGGAGGCATAGCGTGCACGATCGCGTTGGTTATCTCGGTTGGGTTGATCTATTTCCTGCCTTTGAAGGCTAACCACATAGAAACATAG
- a CDS encoding HAMP domain-containing protein, producing the protein MNSKERDLRRRKTPWVIGTLMATALVLGGVLQMSNLWKSFSIETANDLILLYALMALNFFALIVFAFIFLRSIIKLVRERRTFALGAKIKTRLLAYFFLVSLLPILAMASFSYLFMNRALDRWFSQLPQQVIQQARNANQPSIDSSLAELDRLNRQQQTIRRVALLTLGVMTFLLIFASSWIAFYVARGLTTPIKALAEGAGEIAAGNLGHRIDVLAEDELAILVDAFNEMSARLEANATELAERRRYIETVLETLPTGVASLDEHGCVTTMNDAARSILAVGGVDTVGRPIADLVDEPAFTVISRLATRARRTGSATEQVTLDLEAERSVSITTSALPGDGGVVLVIEDLSELLAAQRATAWQEVARRMAHEIKNPLTPIQLSAERIAKRFDRSGHVEAGGGKRVNDKGPIADVVNESTATIIREVSSLKAMVDEFSRFARLPETVLQPGDVKGVIRGAVASVEGRFPDVDIRFAENGSLPETRCDAEQIKRVFVNLIDNAAESFDGSTREKRVYITARHDVARDLIVAEVADNGRGIAATDLQKLFQPYFSTKGRGTGLGLAIVKRIITDHHGRIYAAPNEPNGSKFIIELPVD; encoded by the coding sequence GTGAACAGCAAAGAACGTGATCTACGTCGACGAAAGACACCCTGGGTGATCGGTACGCTGATGGCGACGGCGCTCGTATTAGGGGGCGTTCTGCAGATGTCGAACCTATGGAAATCGTTCTCGATCGAGACGGCCAACGACCTGATCCTGCTTTACGCCTTGATGGCGCTCAATTTTTTTGCACTCATCGTCTTTGCGTTCATCTTCCTTCGGAGCATCATCAAGCTCGTGCGCGAACGACGCACGTTCGCGCTCGGGGCGAAGATCAAAACTCGGCTACTGGCATATTTCTTCCTGGTTAGCCTGTTGCCGATTCTCGCGATGGCCTCGTTCTCATACTTGTTTATGAACCGGGCTCTGGACCGATGGTTCTCGCAGCTGCCGCAGCAGGTCATCCAACAGGCACGCAATGCAAACCAGCCTTCGATCGACAGTTCGCTCGCCGAACTGGACCGTTTGAACAGACAGCAACAGACGATTCGCCGTGTTGCGCTGTTGACGCTTGGCGTTATGACGTTTCTGCTGATCTTTGCGTCCTCATGGATCGCGTTTTATGTTGCTCGCGGCCTCACGACTCCGATTAAAGCCCTTGCGGAAGGTGCTGGCGAGATCGCGGCCGGGAACCTCGGACACAGGATCGACGTCCTCGCTGAGGATGAACTCGCCATACTTGTTGACGCTTTCAACGAGATGTCGGCAAGGCTTGAGGCAAATGCAACCGAGCTCGCCGAACGCCGACGTTATATCGAGACTGTTCTTGAAACTCTACCGACTGGTGTTGCGTCGCTCGATGAGCATGGTTGTGTAACTACGATGAACGATGCGGCAAGATCGATCCTGGCGGTTGGCGGCGTTGACACTGTCGGCCGGCCGATCGCAGACCTTGTCGACGAGCCAGCCTTTACGGTCATTTCGCGTCTCGCTACGAGGGCTCGGCGAACCGGTTCGGCGACAGAACAAGTGACGCTTGACCTTGAGGCCGAGCGGTCCGTGTCGATCACGACTTCAGCTTTACCGGGCGATGGCGGCGTAGTCCTGGTGATCGAGGATCTTTCCGAACTCTTGGCTGCTCAGCGGGCGACGGCATGGCAGGAGGTCGCTCGCCGAATGGCGCACGAGATCAAGAACCCACTTACACCGATCCAGTTGTCCGCCGAGCGTATTGCCAAGCGTTTCGATCGAAGCGGCCACGTCGAGGCCGGCGGTGGCAAACGGGTCAACGACAAGGGCCCGATCGCTGACGTCGTTAACGAGAGTACCGCGACTATCATTAGGGAGGTTAGTTCGCTTAAGGCGATGGTGGATGAGTTCTCACGCTTTGCCCGCCTACCCGAGACGGTTCTCCAGCCGGGCGATGTTAAGGGTGTGATCCGCGGGGCCGTAGCGTCAGTCGAGGGTAGATTTCCGGATGTTGACATCAGGTTTGCCGAAAACGGATCGTTGCCCGAGACACGGTGCGACGCCGAACAGATCAAACGCGTGTTTGTAAACCTGATCGACAATGCTGCAGAATCGTTTGACGGTTCAACGCGGGAGAAACGCGTCTATATAACGGCTCGTCACGACGTTGCCCGTGACCTGATCGTGGCCGAAGTCGCCGACAATGGCCGTGGTATCGCTGCGACTGATCTCCAGAAGCTCTTTCAGCCATATTTCTCGACGAAGGGGCGCGGAACCGGTCTCGGCCTAGCTATCGTTAAACGCATTATCACCGATCACCACGGTCGCATCTATGCAGCTCCAAACGAGCCCAACGGATCAAAGTTCATCATCGAATTACCGGTTGACTAG
- the pdxA gene encoding 4-hydroxythreonine-4-phosphate dehydrogenase PdxA, whose protein sequence is MSELPIIGITLGDAAGIGPEITLKAVADERVISVCRPLVIGDRDFLCRTAEAFGLPELSRIHDLENLAGEVIPGSSTAATGKAAGEYIETAVDLWRDGHIDAICTAPISKHSLALGGYHHVGHTEFLAALTNTDEFRMSFFADKLRVVLLSTHLPLTRAIEKVTTENLVKLINFTDRSLTKLLGRRPSIAVAGLNPHASEDGMFGSEEAAEITPAVKRSKANGVDVSGPYSPDTIFLRGYKGEFDVVVSLYHDQATIAVKSLSFGEAVNVTLGLPLIRTSVDHGTAFDIAGKGIADESSMVSAIRLAAQLAKPSPATVRI, encoded by the coding sequence ATGTCGGAGCTTCCGATCATTGGAATCACGCTCGGCGACGCTGCCGGCATCGGGCCTGAGATAACACTTAAGGCGGTCGCGGATGAGCGTGTCATTTCCGTGTGCCGCCCGCTTGTGATCGGAGATAGAGACTTTTTGTGTCGAACCGCTGAGGCATTTGGTTTGCCGGAGCTTTCTCGTATCCATGATCTCGAGAACCTCGCGGGTGAGGTTATCCCGGGCTCCAGCACCGCTGCGACAGGAAAGGCGGCCGGCGAGTATATTGAAACCGCTGTTGACCTGTGGCGTGACGGCCACATTGACGCTATCTGCACCGCGCCGATCAGCAAGCATTCGCTGGCTCTCGGCGGATATCATCATGTAGGCCATACCGAATTCCTTGCGGCTCTGACGAATACCGACGAGTTCAGGATGAGCTTTTTTGCCGACAAGCTTAGGGTGGTGCTGCTATCGACACATTTGCCACTGACAAGGGCGATTGAAAAAGTAACGACCGAGAATCTGGTCAAGCTCATCAATTTTACGGACCGATCACTCACGAAATTGCTTGGCCGCCGGCCGTCGATAGCCGTTGCGGGCCTCAATCCGCACGCTTCTGAGGACGGTATGTTTGGTTCGGAAGAAGCAGCCGAGATCACTCCGGCGGTCAAACGATCAAAGGCGAACGGTGTTGACGTTAGCGGCCCGTATTCGCCTGATACAATCTTCTTGCGCGGCTACAAAGGCGAGTTTGATGTTGTTGTTTCCCTCTATCACGATCAAGCGACTATCGCGGTGAAATCGTTATCGTTTGGCGAAGCGGTCAACGTTACGCTCGGTCTGCCGCTCATCCGTACGTCTGTCGATCATGGAACGGCGTTTGACATCGCGGGCAAAGGCATCGCTGACGAGTCAAGCATGGTCTCGGCGATTCGCTTGGCTGCGCAGTTAGCAAAACCCTCGCCCGCTACCGTCCGAATCTGA
- the ftsZ gene encoding cell division protein FtsZ gives MFIDEPPITGARIKVVGVGGGGGNAVNRMIDAGIKGVEFIVANTDLQALNASKAPMKIQLGSKSTRGLGAGSNPEIGRQAALEDHEKLLDVLEGSDMVFVTAGLGGGTGTGAAPVVASLAIELGALTVAVVTKPFTVEGKKRMAQAEQGIADLRGCVDTLLTIPNSKLREVEEKITIMEAFRRADDVLLQAVRGITDLIITPGIINLDFADVTTVMRGKGVALMGIGKGEGEDAASKAMRAALDYKLLEEASIKGAKAALINVTGGPGMVLGEVEDAIGMIETEADDHADIIWGSVIKDDMGDEIRITVIATGFDSAIAVRPPQPKVTETRAVATPPHMPMKASDILLPDDLQPVENIDVPTFMRRQAD, from the coding sequence ATGTTCATCGATGAGCCGCCAATAACTGGTGCACGGATCAAGGTGGTGGGTGTCGGTGGCGGCGGCGGTAACGCTGTCAACAGGATGATCGACGCCGGCATTAAGGGTGTCGAGTTCATCGTTGCCAACACTGACCTTCAGGCCTTGAATGCGTCAAAGGCCCCGATGAAGATACAGCTTGGGAGCAAGTCGACTCGCGGTCTCGGTGCCGGGTCGAATCCGGAGATCGGGCGACAGGCCGCCCTCGAAGATCACGAAAAACTCCTCGATGTGCTTGAAGGCTCGGACATGGTCTTTGTCACCGCCGGCCTCGGCGGCGGAACGGGAACGGGCGCGGCACCGGTGGTTGCGAGTCTCGCGATCGAGTTGGGTGCCTTGACCGTAGCGGTTGTGACGAAACCGTTTACGGTCGAGGGCAAGAAGAGGATGGCGCAGGCCGAGCAGGGAATTGCAGATCTTCGCGGCTGTGTCGATACGCTGCTGACGATCCCGAATTCCAAGCTTCGCGAGGTTGAAGAGAAGATCACGATCATGGAGGCATTCCGTCGCGCTGATGATGTGTTGCTCCAGGCGGTCCGTGGTATCACCGACCTGATCATTACGCCGGGCATAATCAATCTTGACTTTGCCGACGTGACGACCGTCATGCGTGGCAAGGGCGTCGCCCTAATGGGCATCGGGAAAGGCGAAGGCGAGGACGCAGCCTCAAAAGCGATGCGTGCCGCGCTTGATTACAAACTTCTCGAAGAAGCCTCGATCAAGGGAGCAAAGGCGGCTCTCATCAACGTCACCGGCGGCCCCGGAATGGTGCTCGGCGAGGTCGAAGACGCCATTGGTATGATCGAGACCGAGGCTGACGACCACGCGGACATCATCTGGGGCAGCGTGATCAAGGACGATATGGGCGACGAGATCCGTATCACGGTCATTGCGACAGGATTCGATTCCGCAATTGCCGTCCGGCCGCCGCAGCCGAAAGTGACGGAAACCCGTGCGGTCGCTACTCCACCGCATATGCCTATGAAAGCCTCGGATATTCTCCTGCCTGACGACCTTCAGCCTGTCGAGAATATCGACGTGCCGACCTTTATGCGGCGACAGGCAGACTGA
- the ftsA gene encoding cell division protein FtsA — MSNEIQVVGLDIGTSSVRCVVGESAPSGKLNIVGMGEVESRGMRRGVVTSTEAVAESIRRAVAEAERVSGVDIESAVVNLSGEHLRGENKNGVVAVAGPDKEITDEDVERAIDSASAMPLTPGWEIMARVPQEFLVDGQDGITEPVGMTGARLEALVHVVTSPGAGRQNLKKAVSRAGIDVEQMVLEPLAAAESVLTPEDKEYGCALVNMGSELTSLMIFGRGAVQHTAIFPFGGMHFTKDIATGLRVSIPEANKIKEDHGCVASFLLNEDQRQQAIEIVPFGREETRTLSKEILCDIMQPRAVELLQHVAREVSGAKGQISGGVFLTGGGSAVHGLAEIAEQVFDAPTRVGTLEGSYFGGLADEIPGPEWAVAAGLALGGMRVELRDVGDSRSSARRVAEWLGNFRDRFR; from the coding sequence ATGTCTAACGAAATACAGGTCGTGGGCCTCGATATTGGCACGAGCAGCGTACGGTGCGTCGTCGGCGAATCGGCACCGAGCGGAAAGCTGAACATTGTCGGAATGGGTGAAGTTGAGTCGCGGGGAATGCGTCGCGGTGTTGTCACTTCGACGGAAGCTGTGGCCGAATCGATCCGCCGGGCCGTCGCCGAGGCCGAACGCGTAAGCGGTGTCGATATCGAATCGGCAGTCGTGAACCTGTCAGGCGAGCATCTGCGGGGCGAGAATAAGAACGGAGTCGTAGCCGTAGCCGGCCCTGACAAGGAGATCACCGACGAAGATGTCGAGCGTGCGATTGATTCGGCGTCGGCAATGCCGTTGACGCCGGGCTGGGAGATCATGGCACGCGTGCCGCAGGAATTTCTTGTTGACGGACAGGATGGCATTACGGAGCCGGTGGGCATGACGGGGGCGCGGCTTGAGGCCCTTGTGCATGTGGTTACGAGCCCCGGAGCAGGTCGCCAGAACCTGAAGAAGGCCGTAAGTCGGGCGGGTATTGACGTCGAACAAATGGTACTTGAGCCGTTGGCGGCAGCTGAGAGCGTATTGACACCGGAAGACAAAGAGTATGGCTGCGCGTTGGTCAATATGGGTTCCGAACTCACCAGCCTCATGATCTTTGGTCGTGGGGCGGTCCAGCATACGGCGATCTTTCCATTCGGCGGGATGCACTTCACCAAAGACATAGCGACAGGGTTGCGCGTTTCTATTCCTGAGGCTAACAAGATCAAGGAGGATCACGGCTGTGTTGCATCCTTTCTCCTGAATGAGGACCAACGACAACAGGCGATCGAGATCGTGCCATTTGGGCGAGAAGAAACCCGCACCCTGTCGAAGGAGATCCTCTGCGACATAATGCAGCCGCGCGCGGTTGAGTTATTGCAACATGTTGCCAGGGAAGTTTCGGGTGCGAAGGGCCAGATCTCGGGTGGCGTCTTTCTGACCGGTGGCGGCTCAGCCGTTCATGGCCTGGCCGAGATCGCCGAGCAGGTCTTTGACGCGCCAACGCGCGTCGGCACTCTCGAAGGATCATATTTTGGCGGCTTGGCCGACGAGATACCGGGCCCGGAATGGGCTGTGGCGGCCGGGTTGGCGCTCGGCGGAATGCGTGTTGAGTTGCGGGATGTCGGCGATTCTCGGTCGTCCGCTCGACGGGTTGCGGAATGGCTCGGAAACTTTCGCGACCGTTTCCGATAA